One genomic region from Pseudomonas hormoni encodes:
- a CDS encoding cache domain-containing protein, with amino-acid sequence MGFLHRLALLGGMLLLCLGQAQAAGTEKDDSQAAIALLEKALAYYHDNGDKAFAAFSRQGEFVDKDRYVFVLDTKGVMLASGGPSSALIGRDVSDVLGPDLQKAFKDALKVPEGNGIQQAEYRWQNWSDGKVERKHVFYQRIGQRILAVGYYLPRASAEQAMALLNKAATDLAKDEKGTLTAINSLKGGYLQDDLYVFVVDLDTQRYVAHGTNLRLINTDFGKIKDPEGKPVGEPILALMAKQDYGEYEYRWKNPVTGKVEDKHAYLKKVGHFLVAVGYYSP; translated from the coding sequence ATGGGGTTTTTGCACAGGTTGGCCCTGCTGGGCGGGATGCTGTTGTTGTGTCTGGGCCAGGCTCAAGCTGCCGGAACCGAGAAGGATGACAGCCAGGCCGCCATCGCCTTGCTGGAAAAAGCCCTGGCCTACTACCACGATAACGGTGACAAGGCATTCGCGGCCTTCAGCCGCCAGGGCGAGTTTGTCGACAAGGATCGCTACGTGTTTGTGCTCGACACCAAAGGCGTGATGCTCGCCAGCGGCGGGCCGTCTTCGGCGTTGATCGGGCGTGATGTGTCTGACGTGCTCGGGCCGGATTTGCAGAAAGCCTTCAAGGATGCGTTGAAAGTACCGGAAGGCAATGGCATCCAGCAGGCGGAATATCGCTGGCAGAACTGGTCAGACGGCAAGGTCGAGCGCAAGCATGTGTTCTACCAACGGATCGGTCAGCGGATTCTGGCAGTGGGTTATTACCTGCCACGGGCGTCGGCGGAACAGGCGATGGCGTTGCTGAACAAAGCGGCAACTGACCTGGCCAAGGATGAGAAGGGCACGCTCACTGCCATCAACTCACTCAAGGGCGGTTATTTGCAGGATGACCTGTATGTGTTCGTCGTCGACCTGGACACCCAGCGTTATGTCGCCCACGGCACCAACCTGCGGCTGATCAATACCGATTTCGGCAAGATCAAGGACCCAGAAGGCAAGCCGGTGGGTGAGCCGATTCTGGCGCTGATGGCCAAACAGGATTACGGCGAATACGAATATCGGTGGAAAAACCCGGTGACCGGCAAGGTCGAGGACAAGCATGCGTACCTGAAAAAGGTCGGGCATTTTCTGGTGGCTGTCGGGTATTACAGCCCTTGA
- a CDS encoding NAD-dependent epimerase/dehydratase family protein — MKILVTGASGFIGGRFARFALEQGLDVRVNGRRAESVEHLVRRGAEFIQGDLSDPELARNLCSDVEAVVHCAGAVGVWGRYQDFHQGNVQVTENIVEACLKQRVRRLVHLSSPSIYFDGRDHLGLTEEQVPKRFKHPYAATKYLAEQKVFGAQEFGLETLALRPRFVTGAGDMSIFPRLLKMQRKGRLAIVGNGLNKVDFTSVQNLNEALLSSLLAGGSALGKAYNISNGTPIPLWDVVNYVMRKMDVPQVTRYRSYGLAYTVAALNEGVCKLWPGRPEPTLSRLGMQVMNKNFTLDISRARHYLDYDPKVSLWTALDEFCGWWKAQDIR, encoded by the coding sequence ATGAAGATTCTGGTCACCGGCGCAAGCGGCTTCATCGGCGGACGCTTTGCGCGTTTCGCCCTGGAGCAGGGCCTGGACGTGCGGGTCAACGGTCGCCGGGCCGAAAGCGTCGAACACCTGGTACGCCGTGGCGCCGAGTTCATTCAGGGCGACTTGAGCGACCCGGAACTGGCGCGCAACCTGTGTTCCGACGTCGAAGCCGTGGTGCATTGCGCCGGGGCTGTCGGTGTGTGGGGACGTTATCAGGACTTTCATCAGGGCAACGTGCAGGTCACCGAAAACATCGTCGAAGCCTGCCTGAAACAGCGTGTCCGACGGCTGGTGCACTTGTCCTCGCCGTCGATCTACTTCGATGGCCGCGATCACCTCGGGTTGACCGAAGAACAGGTCCCCAAGCGCTTCAAACATCCCTACGCCGCGACCAAATACCTGGCCGAGCAAAAGGTCTTCGGTGCCCAGGAATTCGGCCTCGAAACCCTGGCCCTGCGCCCGCGCTTCGTGACCGGTGCGGGCGACATGAGCATCTTCCCGCGTCTGCTGAAGATGCAACGCAAGGGGCGGCTGGCCATCGTCGGCAACGGTTTGAACAAAGTCGATTTCACCAGCGTACAAAACCTCAACGAAGCGTTGCTCAGCAGTTTGCTGGCCGGCGGATCGGCGTTGGGCAAGGCCTACAACATCAGCAACGGAACGCCGATTCCGTTGTGGGACGTGGTCAATTACGTGATGCGCAAGATGGATGTCCCACAAGTGACCCGCTACCGTTCCTACGGCCTGGCCTACACCGTGGCGGCGCTCAACGAGGGCGTGTGCAAGCTGTGGCCGGGTCGTCCCGAGCCAACCCTGTCGCGCCTGGGCATGCAGGTGATGAACAAAAATTTCACCCTGGACATCAGCCGCGCGCGGCATTATCTGGACTACGATCCGAAAGTCAGTCTCTGGACTGCCCTCGATGAATTCTGCGGCTGGTGGAAGGCTCAGGACATTCGCTGA
- a CDS encoding ATPase, with product MSMRNDANDDFDDVPSLRADSLDDDDFVPTARTAVHSRTPPVVKVKAASTGPLWALVGALFFAFAGLAWWSFQQISLMEQQLVATQESFARISEDAAGRLQDISGKVVASQTNVTSDSEALKLQIKQLESKLQDQSKQQQGVVGQTSDLDKRLAQMTAQTTDLDKRLAQATAQNTEHQTANTQLQAQVKALSGELAALKSAPADTDKFDAQLKSLGADIVALKKQGNPSAAIERLEQDMIVLKSEQDNRPAAGPASSNTAEFDAFRASVTRNINTLQAQIQNLQQQLRTRAQ from the coding sequence ATGTCCATGCGTAACGATGCCAACGACGACTTCGACGATGTACCGAGCCTGCGTGCCGACAGCCTCGACGACGATGATTTTGTGCCCACCGCCCGCACCGCCGTGCATTCGCGCACCCCGCCGGTGGTCAAGGTCAAGGCTGCCAGCACCGGCCCGTTGTGGGCACTGGTCGGCGCCTTGTTTTTTGCGTTCGCCGGCCTTGCCTGGTGGAGCTTTCAGCAGATATCGCTGATGGAACAGCAACTGGTGGCGACCCAGGAAAGTTTCGCGCGCATCAGTGAGGATGCGGCGGGGCGCTTGCAGGACATTTCCGGCAAGGTCGTCGCCAGCCAGACCAACGTCACCAGCGACAGCGAAGCGCTGAAACTGCAGATCAAGCAGCTGGAAAGCAAGCTCCAGGATCAGAGCAAGCAGCAGCAAGGCGTTGTCGGCCAGACCTCAGACCTGGATAAGCGCCTGGCGCAAATGACCGCGCAAACCACCGATCTGGACAAGCGCCTGGCGCAAGCCACCGCCCAGAACACCGAGCACCAGACCGCCAACACGCAATTGCAGGCCCAGGTCAAAGCCTTGAGCGGCGAACTGGCCGCGCTGAAGAGCGCCCCGGCGGACACTGACAAATTCGACGCACAGCTGAAAAGCCTCGGCGCCGACATCGTCGCACTGAAGAAACAAGGCAACCCGAGCGCCGCCATCGAGCGTCTGGAACAAGACATGATCGTGCTCAAAAGCGAGCAGGACAACCGCCCGGCCGCCGGGCCAGCCTCGTCCAACACCGCCGAGTTCGACGCTTTCCGTGCTTCGGTCACACGCAACATCAACACCCTGCAGGCGCAGATTCAGAATTTGCAGCAGCAGTTGCGTACCCGAGCGCAATAG